One stretch of Prunus persica cultivar Lovell chromosome G1, Prunus_persica_NCBIv2, whole genome shotgun sequence DNA includes these proteins:
- the LOC18791154 gene encoding uncharacterized protein LOC18791154, producing MEKRKRELQTTIEKQDDKVRQLQTSAFILANYYFVFQGIILGAIVTATTALRCSDRWFLFSLSLIAAILNLVSLLVIGSNYKRSVMQRHQTKSELIELESDLSKLETSPSDQRLKTKILTYWDTTKIQHPQHPTAVEIKDELEVRHRRRVIPVVTNYLREFYFVLCMGLFIIFAVIVIVGCWTIPCKETLQCTPPISNASGDKCIRVCEGAKCMSICAQF from the exons atggagaaaagaaaacggGAGTTGCAAACTACCATTGAGAAGCAGGATGATAAAGTACGTCAACTTCAAACGAGCGCCTTTATCCTTGCAAACTACTACTTCGTCTTTCAAGGAATTATTTTGGGGGCTATCGTCACTGCCACCACAGCGCTCAGATGCTCAGATCGCTGGTTCCTTTTCAGCCTCTCTCTGATAGCAGCCATACTCAACTTGGTTTCATTGCTTGTAATTGGAAGCAATTATAAAAGAAGCGTCATGCAGAGACACCAAACCAAGAGTGAGCTCATTGAATTGGAAAGTGATCTGAGCAAGCTAGAGACTTCACCTTCAGATCAAAGGCTCAAAACTAAAATATTAACCTACTGGGATACGACAAAGATTCAAC ATCCTCAACATCCTACGGCCGTAGAAATTAAGGATGAACTGGAAGTAAGGCATAGAAGGAGGGTCATTCCTGTTGTTACAAATTATCTACGTGAGTTCTACTTTGTACTTTGCATGGGTCTATTTATAATCTTTGCCGTGATCGTGATTGTGGGTTGCTGGACCATTCCTTGCAAGGAAACTCTTCAATGCACGCCCCCGATATCGAACGCCAGCGGTGATAAATGTATTAGGGTTTGTGAAGGTGCCAAGTGTATGAGCATCTGCGCCCAATTCTAG
- the LOC18792419 gene encoding uncharacterized protein LOC18792419, translating into MVNQTCPPNGDNEKKENMDKRKEELQAVIEKQDDRVNHLQTGAFNLANYYFVFQGILLGAIITATTALRCSDHWFLFSLSLIATVFNLVSFLVIGSNYKRSVLQRHQTKIERNKLESDLVKLETSPSDHGLKANILSYWTSTIIEASGQVASEDPTTVEIKDEREQRQIRKGVVPVDNHHKQMRDFYFLLCMGLFICFSVIVTVGCWTIPCKKALQCIPPISNTENCITVCEGGKCMSMCTEY; encoded by the coding sequence ATGGTTAACCAGACATGTCCACCAAATGGtgacaatgaaaaaaaagaaaacatggacaaaagaaaagaggagcTACAAGCTGTAATTGAGAAGCAGGACGATCGTGTAAACCATCTTCAAACGGGTGCCTTCAACCTTGCAAACTACTACTTCGTCTTCCAAGGAATTCTTTTGGGGGCTATCATCACTGCCACCACAGCGCTCCGATGCTCAGATCATTGGTTCCTTTTCAGCCTCTCTCTAATTGCAACCGTTTTCAATTTGGTTTCATTTCTTGTAATTGGAAGCAATTATAAAAGAAGTGTCCTGCAGAGACACCAAACCAAGATTGAGCGAAATAAATTGGAAAGTGATCTGGTGAAGCTAGAAACTTCACCTTCAGATCATGGGCTCAAAGCCAACATATTATCGTACTGGACTTCAACGATAATAGAAGCTTCAGGGCAGGTTGCTTCTGAAGATCCTACAACCGTAGAAATTAAGGATGAAAGGGAACAAAGGCAGATCCGCAAGGGGGTTGTGCCGGTTGATAATCATCATAAACAGATGCGTGATTTCTACTTTCTACTTTGCATGGGTCTCTTTATATGCTTTTCCGTCATCGTGACTGTGGGTTGCTGGACCATTCCTTGCAAGAAAGCTCTTCAATGCATACCCCCCATATCCAACACTGAGAACTGCATCACGGTATGTGAAGGTGGCAAGTGTATGAGCATGTGCACCGAATACTAG